Proteins encoded by one window of Porphyromonas vaginalis:
- a CDS encoding CPBP family intramembrane glutamic endopeptidase, producing MLVLLLLYSLILFVLAYPLLPVSWVGVIAFGGSALLATWTYLWGYQRLYHQPAPQEPYELLALPLEPLRQYLKGVRLPRFLLYAILAVAIYLFLAWSNQALVSVWPEGWGGAWLRNWSKMVEEAQTTLIGESNIGWSLLIVGVLTPIAEELFFRGALMGWMMLRRFPRWSVILLPALLFAVMHLNPVGMLQIFFLALLLGYLRWATGSLWPSVALHMCNNLLVLGIYGL from the coding sequence ATGCTGGTCTTACTGCTCCTATACTCCTTAATCCTCTTTGTGCTGGCGTACCCACTGCTCCCAGTCTCCTGGGTGGGAGTCATCGCCTTCGGAGGCAGTGCGCTACTTGCCACATGGACTTACCTATGGGGCTACCAAAGACTCTACCATCAGCCAGCCCCGCAGGAGCCTTATGAACTGCTAGCCCTGCCACTCGAACCGCTCAGACAATACTTAAAGGGGGTGAGGCTGCCACGCTTCCTCCTCTACGCAATCCTTGCTGTGGCTATCTATCTGTTCCTCGCATGGAGCAATCAAGCACTCGTCTCCGTATGGCCAGAGGGGTGGGGCGGTGCGTGGCTACGCAACTGGAGTAAGATGGTCGAGGAGGCGCAGACGACGCTCATCGGGGAGTCGAATATAGGGTGGTCTCTCCTCATCGTCGGGGTGCTGACGCCGATTGCTGAGGAACTCTTCTTCCGAGGGGCACTCATGGGGTGGATGATGCTGAGACGCTTCCCACGCTGGAGTGTTATCCTCCTGCCCGCACTACTTTTTGCCGTGATGCACCTCAACCCCGTGGGGATGCTACAGATCTTCTTTCTGGCCCTCTTGCTGGGTTACCTGCGCTGGGCTACAGGTTCGCTCTGGCCATCGGTCGCGCTACACATGTGTAATAACCTTTTAGTCTTGGGTATCTATGGACTCTAG
- a CDS encoding PBP1 and LysM peptidoglycan-binding domain-containing protein — MKQILQRILLLCMSLLLITTSLMAQAPLRHVVKKLETVYAISKRYGVSEEEIYRLNEGSQWGIREGQTLLIPQRKPDTIYVEAPAVVQAEPGIHVVQSGETLFGISRKYGLTMGQLLELNPQKHDAQIAVGERIVVASGAKLKKEPSPLNGTQIAQVRVALILPLRESGQPSRYLHFYEGVLLGIERLQRQGVSIDLQVDAAVNRSALEQLLKSKEGERYDLIIGGDSEQSVELLAQRAKVQQAVYLSPFVWQSGKGQLYDHFFQLNPAQYRVTERLQQAFVERYADYEVLLVRCGEGDQADKFKAIETACREAGISTQSRSLRELAVGQWPRQGGKKCVILLNSSKKADLTAVLDAMRDAQLSTSDYQLFGYPQWQTYGKNIDERLQAVGATIFSTFYWDRELPESQQVRESYKHWYGRDIEEGYPSYALLGYDVVRYFISALSSYGRGFQQYQHQLPSDGLQSGFLFAPAITGRSSGRGGYTNLNLFFITYSPRGVQRQQIPLSE, encoded by the coding sequence ATGAAACAGATATTACAGCGTATTCTCTTGCTCTGCATGAGCCTGCTCCTAATCACGACCTCGCTCATGGCACAGGCGCCTCTACGGCATGTGGTCAAGAAGTTGGAGACGGTCTACGCTATCTCCAAGCGCTACGGAGTCTCCGAAGAGGAGATCTACCGGCTTAATGAGGGCAGTCAGTGGGGCATTCGTGAGGGACAGACGCTCCTGATACCCCAGCGCAAGCCTGACACAATCTATGTCGAGGCACCAGCCGTCGTGCAGGCTGAGCCAGGCATTCACGTGGTGCAGTCCGGCGAGACGCTCTTCGGCATTAGTCGTAAGTATGGCTTGACAATGGGCCAGCTCCTCGAGCTAAACCCGCAGAAGCATGATGCGCAGATCGCAGTAGGGGAGCGGATCGTAGTAGCCTCTGGAGCTAAGCTTAAGAAGGAGCCCAGCCCGCTGAATGGTACTCAGATAGCGCAAGTGCGGGTGGCCCTGATACTTCCTCTGCGAGAGAGTGGGCAGCCTAGTCGCTATCTGCACTTTTACGAGGGTGTACTCCTAGGTATCGAGCGTTTGCAGCGTCAGGGCGTGAGCATTGATCTACAAGTCGATGCAGCCGTCAATCGCTCGGCACTCGAGCAGCTCCTCAAGAGCAAGGAGGGCGAGCGGTACGACCTGATCATCGGTGGTGACTCAGAGCAGAGCGTGGAGCTACTAGCTCAGCGCGCCAAGGTGCAACAGGCGGTCTACCTCTCGCCCTTTGTATGGCAGAGCGGTAAGGGGCAGCTGTACGACCACTTCTTCCAGCTCAACCCCGCACAGTATCGTGTCACGGAGAGACTGCAGCAAGCCTTTGTAGAGCGTTATGCGGACTACGAAGTGCTACTCGTGCGCTGTGGCGAGGGCGATCAGGCGGACAAGTTTAAGGCGATCGAGACAGCCTGCCGAGAGGCGGGTATCTCCACGCAAAGCCGCTCTCTGCGAGAGCTAGCTGTCGGGCAGTGGCCTCGCCAGGGTGGTAAGAAGTGTGTGATCCTGCTCAACTCAAGCAAGAAGGCGGACCTTACGGCTGTACTGGATGCGATGCGTGATGCGCAGCTCTCGACGAGTGACTATCAGCTCTTCGGATATCCGCAGTGGCAAACCTATGGCAAGAATATAGATGAACGTCTGCAAGCGGTAGGGGCTACGATCTTTTCCACCTTTTACTGGGATCGGGAGCTACCCGAGAGTCAGCAAGTCCGGGAATCTTACAAGCATTGGTACGGACGTGATATAGAGGAGGGCTATCCAAGCTATGCCTTGCTGGGGTACGACGTGGTGCGCTACTTTATATCGGCTCTCTCGTCGTATGGACGGGGCTTCCAGCAGTACCAGCATCAGCTGCCTAGCGATGGTCTGCAGTCGGGCTTCCTCTTTGCACCAGCCATCACGGGGCGTAGCTCTGGGAGAGGGGGCTACACGAACTTGAACCTCTTCTTCATCACTTATAGTCCACGGGGGGTGCAGCGTCAGCAGATCCCTCTGTCAGAGTAG
- a CDS encoding porin family protein, protein MLSLMKWWSGLLLTLLCTILPAQAQRSQLKPLEVRIGGGGGVSGSMLDLVPRVEMLPHLGAMGYVGVLLTNQKYTGMTMRLSYEQRGWREEYTKPIAYSFARDMDFIDLTLMAHLYYPFGTFQLGLEVGPSVGYIIRDVSSPTPSEETRSVVKRRHVYPLFSKFSWGLKGGPVMSLDIAQRHRITLSGHFYYGLSDIFATTVRDDYGRAGELGVTVGLGYYFKVR, encoded by the coding sequence ATGCTAAGCTTGATGAAATGGTGGAGCGGACTGCTCCTCACACTCCTCTGCACCATACTCCCCGCACAGGCTCAGCGCTCCCAGCTGAAGCCTCTAGAGGTGCGCATAGGAGGTGGTGGTGGTGTGAGTGGATCGATGCTCGACCTAGTGCCTCGCGTGGAGATGCTACCTCACCTAGGTGCTATGGGCTACGTGGGGGTGCTGCTGACCAATCAGAAATATACGGGCATGACGATGCGTCTCTCTTACGAGCAGCGTGGATGGCGAGAGGAGTATACGAAGCCGATCGCCTACAGCTTCGCAAGAGATATGGACTTCATAGACTTGACGCTGATGGCACACCTCTACTATCCCTTTGGTACGTTTCAGCTGGGACTAGAGGTGGGACCAAGTGTGGGCTACATCATACGAGATGTGAGCAGCCCTACGCCGAGCGAAGAGACGCGATCCGTCGTCAAGAGACGACATGTCTATCCGCTCTTTAGCAAGTTCTCGTGGGGTCTCAAAGGCGGTCCCGTCATGAGCCTAGACATAGCTCAGAGGCATAGGATCACGCTGAGCGGACACTTCTACTACGGTCTGAGCGACATCTTTGCCACGACCGTGCGCGATGACTATGGCCGTGCGGGCGAGCTGGGCGTCACGGTGGGGCTGGGCTATTACTTTAAGGTGCGCTGA